One Micromonas commoda chromosome 7, complete sequence genomic window carries:
- a CDS encoding predicted protein — translation MAHRPPEMAAMDSSVLKPSCPGLYATTILKADYQLRDHDETIYTPAECNSLEFNVECHLSTAFVTCKTQWMVPSKLLKSSANQGKNSCTFALPMDQKGVVTSISAKMKKMHIQSCVVPVADTGKFSGKRFGRNGPEPCPVHPEVFAIAIPNVPANELVDIEVTYFQPLKFEDGAYIFEAPTTLPKGALPQGAQLKDIVHIMTTVRGARPEPVMVECKSHPVTLVQAGPGVTQVMIDPRSNKWGNGNYLMRMPVWSPSITAAAVQQPSPKGPTADTRAPFIISISPPDPKSCAPFARSVFFIVDRSGSMTGKPMAGANQALLAGLSSLGPQDTFNICAFDNLQEYLSEDMVPASPENINAAKGWIQGHCTARGTTDILSPLRAAVAILSKRPLLGAVPLIYVVTDGAVENEREICRYMQEVMSAPPPEGLMTHPRVCTFGIGRYCNHYFLKMLSQIGKGLSDAAYTDERVGSQMIALINASRTPVLTDVMLGIPGAGESSKVEVYPFPVPDLYIGAPVMVAGKIQGGLPPSMSIKGRLASGEEWESTIPVAPDLQNNVLSIPLDKVFIKERIDMLTANAWLTNNKSAEADVTALSLEYGVPCPHTKLCAFEVDPKKSAEVEAAKKKGGAMKIAKYAVGGAAGVMVLGALAGADFGNVGASLANVAGGIGDLGSVLGSINLPAGIAIPDIDLGVCGDMLGGMCGEICEPVAGCLGPILEPCSGCIGSVGDVAGDAVNAIGGVAESAIDVVSGILE, via the coding sequence ATGGCGCATCGGCCTCccgagatggcggcgatggacagCTCGGTCCTTAAGCCGTCTTGCCCGGGTCTGTACGCAACGACCATCTTAAAGGCTGACTACCAGCTCAGGGACCACGACGAGACCATCTACACCCCCGCCGAGTGCAACAGCCTGGAGTTCAACGTCGAATGTCACCTCTCCACCGCGTTCGTCACGTGCAAGACGCAGTGGATGGTACCGTCCAAGCTGCTCAAGAGCAGCGCGAACCAGGGTAAGAACTCGTGCACATTCGCGCTGCCCATGGATCAGAAGGGCGTCGTCACCTCGATATCCGCCAAGATGAAGAAGATGCACATCCAGTCGTGCGTCGTGCCCGTCGCGGACACGGGCAAGTTCTCGGGCAAGCGATTCGGCAGGAACGGACCGGAGCCGTGCCCGGTGCACCCCGAGGTTTTCGCAATCGCCATCCCCAACGTCCCCGCGAACGAGCTTGTCGACATCGAGGTGACCTACTTTCAGCCCCTCAAgttcgaggacggcgcgtaCATATTCGAGGCGCCCACCACCCTGCCCAAGGGCGCGCTGCCGCAGGGTGCACAGCTCAAGGACATCGTCCACATCATGACCAccgtacgcggcgcgcggcccgAGCCCGTGATGGTGGAGTGCAAGTCGCACCCCGTGACCCTCGTGCAGGCCGGACCCGGCGTGACGCAGGTGATGATCGACCCGAGGTCCAACAAGTGGGGCAACGGCAACTATCTCATGAGGATGCCAGTCTGGAGCCCGagcatcaccgccgcggcggtgcagcAGCCGTCGCCCAAAGGACCGACGGCGGACACCAGGGCGCCGTTCATCATCTCGATCTCCCCGCCGGACCCCAAGAGctgcgcgccgttcgcgaggtCCGTGTTCTTCATCGTGGACAGGAGCGGGTCCATGACCGGAAAGCCGATGGCGGGCGCCAACcaggcgctgctcgcgggcCTCAGCTCGCTCGGTCCCCAGGACACGTTCAACATCTGCGCCTTCGATAACCTCCAGGAGTACCTGAGCGAGGACATGGTACCCGCATCGCCGGAGAACatcaacgccgcgaagggctGGATCCAGGGCCACTGCACCGCGCGCGGTACCACCGACATCCTGAGCccgctgcgcgccgcggtggccatcCTCAGCAAGAGACCCttgctcggcgcggtgccccTCATTTacgtcgtcaccgacggAGCCGTGGAGAACGAGCGCGAGATCTGCAGGTACATGCAGGAGGTCATGagtgcgccaccgcccgagGGTCTGATGACCCACCCGCGAGTGTGCACCTTTGGCATCGGCCGCTACTGCAACCACTACTTCCTCAAGATGCTCTCTCAGATTGGCAAGGGtctctccgacgccgcgtacaCGGACGAGCGTGTCGGGTCCCAAATGATCGCTCTCATCAACGCGTCCAGGACCCCGGTGCTGACCGACGTCATGCTCGGCATTCCGGGCGCGGGTGAGAGCTCCAAGGTTGAGGTGTATCCCTTCCCGGTACCCGACCTCTACATCGGCGCGCCGGTCATGGTTGCGGGCAAGATTCAGGGCGGTTTGCCGCCCAGCATGTCCATCAAGGGCCGCCTGGCGAGCGGTGAGGAGTGGGAGAGCACCATACCGGTCGCTCCTGATCTGCAGAACAACGTCCTGAGCATCCCGCTGGACAAGGTTTTCATCAAGGAGCGCATCGACATGCTCACGGCGAACGCGTGGCTCACAAACAACAaatccgccgaggcggatgTCACCGCTCTCTCGTTGGAGTACGGCGTGCCGTGCCCGCACACCAAGCTCTGCGCCTTCGAGGTGGACCCGAAAAAGTCtgcggaggtggaggcggccaagaagaagggtGGCGCGATGAAGATTGCCAAGTacgccgtgggcggcgccgcgggcgtcatggtgctcggcgcgctcgcgggtgccgactttggCAACGTGggcgcgtcgctggcgaacgtcgcgggaGGCATCGGGGATTTGGGTAGCGTCCTCGGCAGTATCAACCTccccgcgggcatcgcgatACCCGAcatcgacctcggcgtgTGCGGGGACATGTTGGGCGGGATGTGCGGCGAGATCTGTGAGCCAGTTGCGGGGTGCTTGGGGCCCATCCTGGAGCCGTGCAGCGGCTGCATCGGATCggtgggcgacgtcgcgggggatGCGGTTAACGCAatcggtggcgtcgccgaaAGTGCCATCGATGTCGTCTCGGGCATCCTCGAATGA
- a CDS encoding predicted protein — translation MRKIPNSKLFVSEPPPQWFGNESNPPKGSAPGWTNENWLKSRFHFSFAEYNTHKNADYGVLRVMNDDLVQPGRGFGTHGHANMEIVTYIVEGSLTHKDSMGTSESLGRGSIQFMTAGTGVRHSEHNLDKSNPLRFIQMWITPNAGGLAPNYGSHETSPDERKNRWCRLVGPVPGAGANAGTAPVQINQDAGISVAEIDAGQTLPLSVPAGRQAYLLCMEGSAADGAGGESLERHDAAELEAGTELNLTAGEEGAHLLVVEMAERAGSGRKDL, via the coding sequence ATGCGTAAAATCCCCAACTCCAAGCTCTTCGTGTCCGAGCCCCCTCCACAATGGTTCGGGAACGAGTCCAATCCCCCGAAGGGATCGGCGCCGGGCTGGACCAACGAGAACTGGCTCAAATCTCGCTTTCACTTCTCGTTCGCCGAGTATAACACGCACAAGAACGCGGACTACGGCGTTCTCCGCGTTATgaacgacgacctcgtccaGCCCGGCAGGGGTTTCGGAACTCACGGCCACGCCAACATGGAGATTGTCACGTATATCGTCGAAGGTTCGTTAACGCACAAGGACAGCATGGGAACATCCGAGAGCCTCGGGCGGGGTTCGATCCAGTTCATGACCGCGGGCACGGGCGTAAGGCATAGCGAGCACAACCTGGACAAGTCCAACCCACTCCGCTTCATCCAGATGTGGATCACGCCAAACGCCGGCGGGCTCGCGCCAAACTACGGCTCGCACGAGACCTCGCCGGATGAGAGGAAGAACAGGTGGTGCCGCCTGGTCGGTCCcgtgcccggcgcgggcgcgaacgcgggcaCGGCTCCCGTGCAGATCAACCAGGACGCCGGCAtcagcgtcgccgagatcgacgccggcCAGACCCTGCCGCTGAGTGTCCCGGCGGGGAGACAGGCGTACCTGCTGTGCATGGAAggatcggcggcggacggcgcgggaggcgaatCGCTCGAGaggcacgacgccgccgagctcgaggcgggcACGGAGCTGAACCTGACCGCGGGTGAGGAGGGAGCGCACCTGCTCGTGGTTGAGATggcggaacgcgcgggaTCGGGTCGCAAAGACTTGTAA